In the genome of Caldisphaera lagunensis DSM 15908, the window AGAGAATACTGTACCTATAATAGTAGATAGAGAAATTGGAGTTATAGAACTGCCCAGGCTAATCCATATTTTTGGAGATAATAAATCTATATAACCCATTAAATCCTTAAAAACATTTAAAAGCTATTTGTTTTCATTTCCCATTTCAACATATTCTTCTATACCTTTTATTTTAATGGAATATTTATTTAAAACTTGAATTCCTATTTCTTTTGCCTTTTCTATTAATTCTTTTAATTTATTTTTTTCATAAGATTGTATATAAAACCTTATCTTATTTTCTGTTCCGCTAGCTCTAAATAATATCCAGCTTTTGTCTTTAAAATTAATTCTATACCCATCAATATCGATTATATTATAAGAATCCTTATCTAATTCTGATGCAAAATTATCTAAAATTTGTTTAACTATAGATTCTTTGTTTAAATTGAAGTCTTCAGGTATACTTAAGTTAAGAGAAATCCTTGCGCTTGGATAAATTTTAATATCTTTAATTATTTCAATAGGTTTTCTTTTCTCCTCGGCGAATATTTTTGATATCAATGCTGCCTCATAAATACCATCAACCCATAAACCAAACGAAGGGTCTATTAGTTTCCAAGGTTCAGCTGCCATTAATACATTTTTTGATTCAATAGCTTTTTCATGTATTTTTCCTAATTTTGCCCTAATAATTTTTCCTCCATAATTTTCAACCAGCTCTTCAACTTCATTACCAACATCTAATGAGACCACAATATCTCCTTTTTTATTAGATAGGAAATATTTTGCAAATAAAGCAATAACAATATCTTGTTTCACAAATCCTAACCCGGGGACAGCAATAGCCATCCTATCAGCATCACCATCGTGTGCTATAAGTAAATCTGCTCCCAATTGATTCATAACACTGATAGATTGTTGTAAAACATCTGGCCTTGGCTCAGGAAGCCTTGCCTGAAACTTACTATCGTAATTACAATTTATTCCTATAATTTGACCTACTTTGAGCTTCGTTAAAATTGTTGGTGTAATATTTGATGCAGATCCATTTGCACAATCGATTAATATTTTAAGCTTTCTTTGATTTGATATAAAATTAATATGATTAACTATATCTTCTTCATATTTCTTTTCAATATAATTATTAAAAGATAAGCTTCCAACTTCTTCCCAACTTTTTTGCAAATCACCTTCTTTTCCATTTAGAATTATTTCCTCAATCTTATTTTCATCTAATTCATTTATTTCTATACCATTTTGCCCAAAGATCTTAATACCATTATCCTCAGGAGGATTATGACTTGCAGTTACAGATACCCCAACTTTTGCATTAAGTCTATCTGTTGAATAAGCAACTAATGGTGTTGGTGATATACCTATATATGTGACATTCATACCCCCTGCCATCAAACCTGATGATAAAGAAAATGATAATACATCGCTTGTATTCCTTACATCCTTTCCAACAATTGCTTCTCCTTTACCCCCATAATAATTAGCTAATGATAACCCAGTCTTATATGATAAAATTGGATTAATTTTAACTGGATACAAACCTCTTATTCCAGCAGTGCCAAATAATTTCAATTTTATCTCCATTTTATTAAATAGAAGCTTATTTAATAAATTTTATTCTTAATCTTACTAAAATAAATATTTATTTAAAATCTACTTTTACGCTTTGTTCCTTATGTTTAATTTCTTTTATATCATCAGTATTTATAAGAACTATTGTTTTTGTATTATATTTAAGTTTAGTCTTTGCTAGCTCTTCTATTTTGCTTTTTGAACCCATAACAGCAACAATTCCTTCTACATGGGTTTGCCTTGTTATAGCTAAATCTATCATTGAACTTAATAATGCTGTCTTATTTCCATCTATTGTCACTATTATTATTTTACTCTTCCTAGAGATGCATTCTCTTGGCAATAACAAAACATCAAAGAATTCAGAACTTACTTTATAGTTCTTAGATATGATATGTTTTGAATAAGGGCTATGAGATGCAGCACATAATTTTGCATGAAATAACGATGAGAATGTAGCCCCTAAAGCTGCTGCATAGCTATCAGGGGCTGAGACTATTACATTAATTTTTTGATCTTTTAAATCGTCTAAAGCCCTTAATCCTGCTAACGTCATTATACCAGGATTGCTTAAAAGCGACCATAATTCTTCATTCTCAATATAATACTTTGATAATATATCATCTATTATATGTGAAGACCTTATCTTATTTAAAATCTTTTCAGCTGTTGATCTTTCTGGCACTGTTCTTAATGTAACATATCTCCATAAAATCTGAGCGGGGACATTAAGTCTTTCTTCCAATTCCTTAAATGAATAAAAATATTTGAGCGCTCCAAGCAATCTAAATACCATTAGTTTAACATTTTTTGATGAATCCAGCATATCAAAAAAATTATTTTTACCATCCTCATCTTGTTTATGCCAGCTATCATGACGCTCAGACATAGTGTTAACTCTCTCTAATATTTCCACTATTAAGTTCGTAACAGTGCTTTATATATGTTTATTGAGAACCAGACATAGTGTTAAATCTCTATAAGTAAAATACTAACTTAATTATTACAATTAAATGTAGAAATTATCATGATATGGGGCAAAAGATGAAATTCCAAAAATTAAATTAAAAAATTTTATATTCTTAGAATTCCTCTTCTTCACTTTCTTCCTCGCTTTCTTCTTCCTCGCTTTCTTCTTCCTCGAATTCCTCTTCATCATCTAGATCTTCAAATTCTTCTTCATCTTCTTCCTCGAATTCCTCTTCATCATCTAGATCTTCAAATTCTTCTTCATCTTTCTTGGGCATATCTCATCTACCTCTTTAATAGACAATTAAGGGAATAATTAGGGAAATAGATATTTTAGTATCTGTTAGCATAAATATATAATATATCAAGTAATCGATTTAAATATAGCCTTACTTAGAGATATATATTTGAAAAAATTTCTAAAATAAATAATTAATTTTTAGTAAAATTTTTTATAAAAACATATTAGCGTATTTTATAATTTATATACATAGGTGAAAATATTGCCAAGAAAAATGCCTACGAAGAAAATTGCAATGAAGGCATGTAAGAATTGTGGAGCTTTAGTTCCAAAGGAGGCAAATATATGTCCAGTTTGTGGCAGCAATAACTTTACTGAAGATTGGGAAGGTATTTTTGTTGTAATAAGCACGGATTCAGAAATAGCAAAAGAATTAAAGTTTAACAAGAAAGGTACATATGCTATTAAAGTATCAGGTTCTTACATTATAAAGTAAATAGATGATATAAATATGAAATTCGTTGGCCTAACCTTACCTGAGAATGTAAGATATGATTTTTCGCAACCAAGAGGAAGGGTTATTTCTGGAGAACTTAAATCATATATAGAAAGTCGTGAATGGAATTTTGTTATATGTGTAGGGGACGTAGTTACATATTATTGTCTTAAAGCTAATAGAAAACCTGATATTATTATTATAGATGGTAAAACTCTTAGAAGTAAAGAAGGCTTTTCTTTTGATAGCAATCCTATCGATTATAATCTCATAAAAATAAAAAATCCTCCCGGGATGCTCACTTATGACAACATAGATTTATTGTGTAACATATTGAAAAGTAAAAACAAAGAGAAAATCTTAATTTATGTTGATGGAGAAGAAGATCTATTGGCGTTACCTACATTATCATGCGCTCAGGATAATTCTCTTGTTATATATGGAATACCAAATAAAGGAGCTGCATTGGTTAATGTAAACAATTATATCAGAAGAGAATTACAGAATAAAATTCTTGTATTAAAGCCAGGAATAATTGAAACAAAATGATTTAGTTTAATAATCCATTTTAATGTTAATTAGCTTCTAATAGGAATAAGGCTTATCAATAAAACTTATCCAAATTAATATGAAATACTATGATAAAAAATTATTTTTTATTTAGGCTTTTACTATATTTTCTTAACATCCATGCTGGTATTTTCTTTATGAACTCATAAGCTTCCTCCCAACCATCTAAACCAAGTTCTTTTGAAAGTTCATCTAAATTCATTTCTGTATTAACATACTTTCTAACTTTTAGCAGTACTTCATCATTTATCTCTATTTGCTTTCCTCCTACTTTTATTATATTTTCTGAACTCATATATTGTTCACCTTTAATGGGGCCGCGGGGATTTGAACCCCGGACCACCAGCGCTCTAGGCATTGGTGGAATAGGGAAATGCTCCCCAGGCTGGCATCCTACCAAGCTAGACGACGGCCCCATCCTTTATATTTATTACATTCTATAGGATTAAAAATTCTACGCATAGTTAATAAATAACTTGCTATACTCCCAATTAATGATTTAACATTTTATATATCTAAAAATTTTTAGGTCTAAGCTTTAAAACTTACAGAATATAAGAAAGCCTTGTTATTAATAAGGAAGATGGATAAAGTAAATTATTTTTATTACTTAATTTAATGAGAGAAATATGAGTAACGTGTAATTTATAGCTATATTAGATATGAAAGTTCTCTTACTCAGCTTTCTAACTGACCTCTTCCCCGCCCTAAAGGGTGAGGTTTGTTGATCTCTTATATCAATTCATGAATATTTATAAGAGTGTTCTCTGAACCTCTCGATGTTCTCATATAAGATTTATAATAAGAATCAATACGCAGAACCTCTCCTTTTGAGCTGATAGAAAATCTATTATATTAATAATTATTATGATATCAATAATTATTAAATAGTTATAACCTTAAACTTAATTGTTACGGTTATTAAGCTTGTATTATGTTTACCTAAAATTTTACTCAGATTTATAAACAAATTTTTTTATAACTATCAGGTATACTTTCAATTAAGTTCTATTAATAACTTCTAAAATTCATTGATACTAAAACTTTGTTATATTAGACTCAATTATTAAAAGAATTTGTTAACATTAGTATTACTGAGGAACTGATCGACTCTTGGTGATTAATTTGAATCATATGTCCAATGAAGGAAAAATATTAATAGTATGCAAAAATTGTCAAACAATTCTATATAGGTATGTAATAGGAGATAAAAATGATAAAAATAAATTTAATGGACCCCCCATACCAAAAAAGGCCCTGAGCGGATTTGATAGACTAACATGCCCTGTTTGTGGTGAACCTTTAAATTTAAAGCCAAAAAGCATAAGATTCTTCTCATTTCAAATGTTTAACAAACTTTATGAAGAAAATGGATACAAATTAATTGATAAAACTAAGGGTAGTATTTTGAATAATATGAAAGGAATAACCCAATCGAGCTTATCTAATGAAGCAAGTGTTGATGATAAAGAGTAATTCTTTTATTATTTTATCAAAAAATAAAGGATCACAATTTTTGTTTTTATATTCTGCTAAGAGCTCTAACAAATTTTTTGAAAATCTAGTTATATTAAGTTTTCCAATTATCCCCCCAATAAATTTATTTAAATTTCCACAACCTTCAGAATATGATTCAAAGTCTATAATTAATGCAGGAAAATAATTTGGGTAATTAGGAAAGTAAATATTTTTCCATGGCCTATTCAACTCATTATGTATTATATTTGTGTAATCTAATAATTTAATGCTTTTAAGACTTTCTATCAAAGAGTTTATTATATTGGATTTGTTCTCATTATTTAATACATAGCCTAAATTTATCTCTCCCACATAATCCATAATCAAAAAATCTCTAGAATAGCCATAAACTTTAGGAGAAATACCGTATTTAGACAATTTCTCAAGAATTTTACCCTCATTTATTAGTTCAGACCTTTTGCTATCAACCCTTCTTATTTTAATAACTTTTAAACCTATTTTTTTAACGTATCCAAGCAATACAATACTAGAATGCCCTTTTCCTAATATGTGAAAATTCCTATATTTGTTACCATTTATCATAATATTTCCATAATTGCATAATTTTTCTATTCCTAACGTATCAATTTGATTTAACCTATAGTATGTATCGCATTTGTTTGAATTTGGATAACAAATTAATGATATTGTATCTTTTTCATTTATATGTTTATCATCCAAGCAGGAATCGAGTAGAGAGAGTTTTTTATCCATTCCTTAATTTCACCTTTAATATCTATATCATCAAAGTTATTGTAAACTCTGGTTTCAATTTTATTATTAAATTTAATTCCAGATTCCATTACAGAATTATTAACAAAATCTATCAAGTCTTTAATTTTTTTATTCCTACCACCATAAACTTTGCTATCGTTAATATAAACTATTCCTTTCTCATCTAACCTTTTTTTAATAAATGATTTAATGCTATTTATATCATCATAAACACTTGGTCCTTCCATTATATCTGTTTTAGGCAATGCGTCTCTATCTATCAAAAACCCAATAGCAATCAGATTTGATTCATTAGTATAATAAGAACTTTTAATAATTCCAATTCCAAGTTCATTTATTTTATTTTCTAAATTTTCAGTAATCTTTTTTAATTTTCCCCAAATATCTGTTGGTGGATAATTATAATATACCCCATGGCCTATAGTTAATAATAAAGGTGTATCTATATTAGATTTTACATTATGAGAAAACTTATGGAAAAAAACAATGTTTGGCTTTTCCAAAAAAAGTTTTGATGCAAGAATTAAAGTTGAAATGCTTTTTTGACTAACTGCAGCTGCTACATTTCTATAAGGATCTATTGGATCCACTACAATAAGCTTTGATTGAGGATATCTTTTAATTAATACATCCCTATTTCCATTACCTTCTATATCTATATAAATTAAATCCTTCCAACCTGAAATATTCTTTAATGCATTAAAGAAATTCCCATAATAAGCTATTAATAATTCTGAAAGATATCCAGAAAATCCTTCAATATGACTTTCTGCTCCATATATTGATAACCCCTTGAAAAATGATTTAAGCAACCTGACATCGTCTTTTTGGCAAGCATTAAGTTTTGAATTAATATATCTTGTATGAAAAGGCGTTCTTTCAACCCCCATTCCATTTTTTCTAGGCTTTTCAACGAACACTGTTGGTACAACGTCTGCCTCTAAACCCATATATGATACTGTTACATACGGGTGTTGGCTATACTTTATTATAGTTGGAAAATCATTTAAGCATGATAATAAGAAGTTCTTACCATTATTATTTATCCATTCATTATCTATATCTTTTAATAAAACAAATATATCTAATTCCCATTTATCATTTAACAATGTGCCTTTTGCAAAGCTTCCCACT includes:
- a CDS encoding phosphomannomutase, whose product is MKLFGTAGIRGLYPVKINPILSYKTGLSLANYYGGKGEAIVGKDVRNTSDVLSFSLSSGLMAGGMNVTYIGISPTPLVAYSTDRLNAKVGVSVTASHNPPEDNGIKIFGQNGIEINELDENKIEEIILNGKEGDLQKSWEEVGSLSFNNYIEKKYEEDIVNHINFISNQRKLKILIDCANGSASNITPTILTKLKVGQIIGINCNYDSKFQARLPEPRPDVLQQSISVMNQLGADLLIAHDGDADRMAIAVPGLGFVKQDIVIALFAKYFLSNKKGDIVVSLDVGNEVEELVENYGGKIIRAKLGKIHEKAIESKNVLMAAEPWKLIDPSFGLWVDGIYEAALISKIFAEEKRKPIEIIKDIKIYPSARISLNLSIPEDFNLNKESIVKQILDNFASELDKDSYNIIDIDGYRINFKDKSWILFRASGTENKIRFYIQSYEKNKLKELIEKAKEIGIQVLNKYSIKIKGIEEYVEMGNENK
- the spt4 gene encoding transcription elongation factor subunit Spt4; this translates as MPRKMPTKKIAMKACKNCGALVPKEANICPVCGSNNFTEDWEGIFVVISTDSEIAKELKFNKKGTYAIKVSGSYIIK
- a CDS encoding GTP-dependent dephospho-CoA kinase family protein → MKFVGLTLPENVRYDFSQPRGRVISGELKSYIESREWNFVICVGDVVTYYCLKANRKPDIIIIDGKTLRSKEGFSFDSNPIDYNLIKIKNPPGMLTYDNIDLLCNILKSKNKEKILIYVDGEEDLLALPTLSCAQDNSLVIYGIPNKGAALVNVNNYIRRELQNKILVLKPGIIETK
- the cca gene encoding CCA tRNA nucleotidyltransferase; protein product: MSCNRNDLEENILNQIKPTPFQIKILERFSNIIKRKISYCMKGNGLDGVVEEVGSFAKGTLLNDKWELDIFVLLKDIDNEWINNNGKNFLLSCLNDFPTIIKYSQHPYVTVSYMGLEADVVPTVFVEKPRKNGMGVERTPFHTRYINSKLNACQKDDVRLLKSFFKGLSIYGAESHIEGFSGYLSELLIAYYGNFFNALKNISGWKDLIYIDIEGNGNRDVLIKRYPQSKLIVVDPIDPYRNVAAAVSQKSISTLILASKLFLEKPNIVFFHKFSHNVKSNIDTPLLLTIGHGVYYNYPPTDIWGKLKKITENLENKINELGIGIIKSSYYTNESNLIAIGFLIDRDALPKTDIMEGPSVYDDINSIKSFIKKRLDEKGIVYINDSKVYGGRNKKIKDLIDFVNNSVMESGIKFNNKIETRVYNNFDDIDIKGEIKEWIKNSLYSIPAWMINI